The following are encoded together in the Phyllopteryx taeniolatus isolate TA_2022b chromosome 21, UOR_Ptae_1.2, whole genome shotgun sequence genome:
- the zgc:63863 gene encoding TBC1 domain family member 20, translating into MKKLKRKKLNGANVPVTKEVDCGRKQKLAEIHQALNSDPVDIETLRRAAASKGGLLTNELRRKVWPKLLNINVYELPYKPGRDGRENHKDYNQVVLDVRRSMKRFPNAMPSAERAVLQEQLVDIILEVLRCNPQLNYYQGYHDVAVTLLLVVGERVAIAMLHTLSKYHLRDFMDPTMDSTKHILNYLMPLLEEVDKELHDFMMRAEVGTIFALSWLITWYGHVLSEFKHTLRLYDLFLASHPMMPIYLAATIVLHREQEVKQTECDMAMVHFLLSRMPQDLPYELLISQSQDLFNCCPPALLAKRVALHSRKSLSISTFKAFQLSTLHQRPDSVLQCLTKAQASATSRPARHSGLDVVLPANGGQWWGKGNRMVKMAVWGLSATLGAAVFAVAQTAMEWAPDALLQLF; encoded by the exons ATGAAAAAGCTCAAGCGAAAGAAACTCAACGGGGCGAATGTACCTGTCACAAAAG AAGtggactgtgggaggaaacagaagTTAGCTGAGATCCACCAGGCATTAAACAG TGATCCAGTGGACATTGAGACCCTGAGGAGGGCTGCGGCCAGTAAGGGAGGACTGCTTACAAATGAACTTCGCAGGAAAGTGTGGCCCAAACTGCTCAACATCAACGTTTACGAGCTTCCATATAAACCTG GGAGAGATGGACGGGAGAACCACAAGGACTACAAccaggtggtcctggatgtcaGGAGATCCATGAAGCGCTTTCCGAATG CGATGCCGTCTGCAGAGCGAGCCGTGCTCCAGGAGCAACTCGTGGACATCATCCTTGAGGTTCTGAGGTGCAACCCGCAGCTCAACTACTACCAGGGCTACCATGACGTGGCCGTCACGCTGCTGCTGGTCGTCGGGGAGCGGGTGGCCATTGCCATGTTGCACACTTTATCGAAATATCATCTCAG GGATTTCATGGATCCAACAATGGACAGCACCAAACATATTTTAAACTACCTCATGCCTTTATTGGAAGAAGTAGACAAAGAACTGCATGACTTCATGATGAG AGCGGAGGTGGGAACCATCTTTGCCCTGTCCTGGCTTATCACGTGGTATGGGCACGTCCTGTCTGAGTTCAAACACACACTGAGACTCTACGACTTATTCTTGGCCTCACACCCCATGATGCCCATCTACCTCGCTGCTACA ATCGTGTTGCACAGAGAGCAGGAGGTGAAGCAGACGGAATGCGACATGGCTATGGTGCACTTCCTCCTCTCCCGCATGCCCCAAGACCTCCCGTACGAACTCCTGATCAGCCAGTCCCAAGACTTGTTCAACTGCTGCCCTCCCGCCTTGCTGGCTAAGCGGGTGGCGCTGCATTCTCGTAAAAG cTTGTCCATAAGCACCTTCAAGGCCTTTCAGCTCTCAACGCTCCACCAGAGGCCAGACTCTGTTCTCCAGTGTCTCACCAAGGCTCAGGCCTCTGCCACTTCAAGACCAG CTCGTCACTCGGGCCTGGACGTGGTTTTGCCCGCGAACGGAGGCCAGTGGTGGGGGAAGGGGAACAGGATGGTGAAGATGGCGGTGTGGGGGCTGTCAGCAACGCTAGGGGCGGCCGTTTTCGCTGTCGCCCAGACGGCCATGGAGTGGGCACCCGACGCATTGCTGCAGCTCTTCTGA
- the LOC133470937 gene encoding diacylglycerol O-acyltransferase 1-like isoform X1, whose translation MTRGPGARQRRTTISGGLKQQANAGKSHGGGEKKQPPCTGKKNDETASRPNNNNGNPGQQPTDKHNKPGSPVDEIGEGLSCHIQQESLLSSASGYSNYRGILNWCVVMLVLSNARLFLENIIKYGILVDPIQVVSLFLKDPYSWPAACLIIASNVFILAALYTERRLAVGTVSETTGLIIHIFNLTSLLIFPSATVLTVTSVTPVGGVLSLVVYTVLFLKLYSYQDTNRWCREIRQAKAKRLTRSYSCPSVAQSNGSALHTVSYPGNLTHRDMYYFVFAPTLCYQLNFPRSPRIRKRFLLRRLFEMLFFMQLLVGLIQQWMVPTIQNSMKPFQEMDFSRMVERLLKLAVPNHLIWLIFFYWFFHSSMNFVAELLQFGDREFYRDWWNSESVTYFWANWNIPVHKWCLRHFYKPMLRRGVNKLVAQSAVFLLSAFFHEYLVSVPLKMFRLWAFMGMMAQVPLAWFVGRFLNGIYGNAAVWMSLIIGQPVAVLMYVHDYYVIHYST comes from the exons ATGACGCGAGGGCCCGGAGCCCGTCAAAGGAGGACGACTATTTCTGGCGGCTTGAAGCAGCAAGCCAACGCGGGCAAGTCGCACGGCGGCGGGGAGAAAAAACAACCGCCGTGTACCGGTAAGAAGAATGACGAGACTGCCAGCCGTCCTAATAATAACAACGGAAATCCGGGCCAACAGCCCACTGATAAACACAACAAGCCGGGAAGTCCAGTGGACGAAATCGGCGAGGGACTCAG ctGCCACATCCAACAGGAGTCTCTTTTGAGCTCTGCCAGCGGCTACAGTAACTACAGAGGAATCCTCAACTGGTGTGTTGTCATGCTG GTGTTGAGTAACGCGCGACTCTTCCTGGAGAACATAATAAA GTATGGTATCCTGGTAGACCCCATACAGGTGGTGTCACTCTTCTTAAAAGACCCCTACAGTTGGCCAGCTGCTTGCCTCATCATTG CATCTAATGTGTTCATTTTGGCAGCCTTGTATACAGAGAGACGTCTGGCTGTG GGAACAGTGTCAGAAACCACAGGCTTGATTATTCACATATTCAACTTGACTTCACTGCTGATTTTTCCCTCTGCGACGGTCCTCACGGTTACCTCCGTTACCCCTG TGGGCGGTGTCCTCTCCTTGGTGGTCTACACGGTGCTGTTCCTGAAGCTGTACTCCTACCAGGACACCAACAGATGGTGCCGGGAGATCAGACAAGCTAAAGCCAAGAGACTGACTCGCTCTTACTCTT GTCCGTCGGTGGCTCAGTCCAATGGCTCAGCGTTGCACACCGTCTCCTACCCTGGGAATCTCACCCACAGAG ACATGTACTACTTCGTGTTTGCACCGACACTCTGCTACCAGCTCAACTTCCCACGCTCGCCCCGGATACGCAAGCGCTTCCTCCTGAGGCGGCTCTTCGAAATG CTTTTCTTCATGCAACTGCTGGTAGGGTTAATACAGCAG TGGATGGTTCCGACCATACAGAACTCCATGAAGCCGTTCCAG GAAATGGACTTTTCTAGAATGGTGGAGCGTCTGCTCAAGTTGGCA GTCCCCAATCATCTGATCTGGTTAATCTTTTTCTATTGGTTCTTCCACTCATCCATGAACTTCGTGGCTGAGCTGCTGCAGTTTGGGGACCGAGAGTTCTACAGGGACTGGTg gaACTCTGAGAGCGTCACCTACTTCTGGGCCAACTGGAACATCCCGGTTCATAAGTGGTGCCTGAG ACATTTCTACAAGCCGATGCTGAGGAGAGGCGTCAACAAGCTGGTGGCCCAAAGCGCCGTCTTTCTGCTGTCTGCCTTCTTCCACGAG TATTTGGTGAGCGTCCCTCTGAAGATGTTCCGACTTTGGGCCTTCATGGGCATGATGGCTCAG GTTCCCCTGGCTTGGTTCGTGGGTCGCTTCCTGAACGGCATCTACGGCAACGCGGCCGTGTGGATGTCTCTGATCATCGGCCAACCAGTGGCCGTGCTGATGTACGTGCACGACTACTACGTCATACACTACAGCACATAG
- the LOC133470937 gene encoding diacylglycerol O-acyltransferase 1-like isoform X2: protein MLVLSNARLFLENIIKYGILVDPIQVVSLFLKDPYSWPAACLIIASNVFILAALYTERRLAVGTVSETTGLIIHIFNLTSLLIFPSATVLTVTSVTPVGGVLSLVVYTVLFLKLYSYQDTNRWCREIRQAKAKRLTRSYSCPSVAQSNGSALHTVSYPGNLTHRDMYYFVFAPTLCYQLNFPRSPRIRKRFLLRRLFEMLFFMQLLVGLIQQWMVPTIQNSMKPFQEMDFSRMVERLLKLAVPNHLIWLIFFYWFFHSSMNFVAELLQFGDREFYRDWWNSESVTYFWANWNIPVHKWCLRHFYKPMLRRGVNKLVAQSAVFLLSAFFHEYLVSVPLKMFRLWAFMGMMAQVPLAWFVGRFLNGIYGNAAVWMSLIIGQPVAVLMYVHDYYVIHYST, encoded by the exons ATGCTG GTGTTGAGTAACGCGCGACTCTTCCTGGAGAACATAATAAA GTATGGTATCCTGGTAGACCCCATACAGGTGGTGTCACTCTTCTTAAAAGACCCCTACAGTTGGCCAGCTGCTTGCCTCATCATTG CATCTAATGTGTTCATTTTGGCAGCCTTGTATACAGAGAGACGTCTGGCTGTG GGAACAGTGTCAGAAACCACAGGCTTGATTATTCACATATTCAACTTGACTTCACTGCTGATTTTTCCCTCTGCGACGGTCCTCACGGTTACCTCCGTTACCCCTG TGGGCGGTGTCCTCTCCTTGGTGGTCTACACGGTGCTGTTCCTGAAGCTGTACTCCTACCAGGACACCAACAGATGGTGCCGGGAGATCAGACAAGCTAAAGCCAAGAGACTGACTCGCTCTTACTCTT GTCCGTCGGTGGCTCAGTCCAATGGCTCAGCGTTGCACACCGTCTCCTACCCTGGGAATCTCACCCACAGAG ACATGTACTACTTCGTGTTTGCACCGACACTCTGCTACCAGCTCAACTTCCCACGCTCGCCCCGGATACGCAAGCGCTTCCTCCTGAGGCGGCTCTTCGAAATG CTTTTCTTCATGCAACTGCTGGTAGGGTTAATACAGCAG TGGATGGTTCCGACCATACAGAACTCCATGAAGCCGTTCCAG GAAATGGACTTTTCTAGAATGGTGGAGCGTCTGCTCAAGTTGGCA GTCCCCAATCATCTGATCTGGTTAATCTTTTTCTATTGGTTCTTCCACTCATCCATGAACTTCGTGGCTGAGCTGCTGCAGTTTGGGGACCGAGAGTTCTACAGGGACTGGTg gaACTCTGAGAGCGTCACCTACTTCTGGGCCAACTGGAACATCCCGGTTCATAAGTGGTGCCTGAG ACATTTCTACAAGCCGATGCTGAGGAGAGGCGTCAACAAGCTGGTGGCCCAAAGCGCCGTCTTTCTGCTGTCTGCCTTCTTCCACGAG TATTTGGTGAGCGTCCCTCTGAAGATGTTCCGACTTTGGGCCTTCATGGGCATGATGGCTCAG GTTCCCCTGGCTTGGTTCGTGGGTCGCTTCCTGAACGGCATCTACGGCAACGCGGCCGTGTGGATGTCTCTGATCATCGGCCAACCAGTGGCCGTGCTGATGTACGTGCACGACTACTACGTCATACACTACAGCACATAG